The Algiphilus sp. genome contains a region encoding:
- a CDS encoding LysR family transcriptional regulator, with protein MRGSEFAELKAFVAVVDWASFSRAADQLGLSRSALSQIIRQLESRLGVRLLDRTTRSVSPTEPGRRLHERIAPMLREMDDAVEQAVSATGRTAGTLRINALSMAAKKVIAPRLGRFHAACPDVVLDIVIDDGLSDIVAGGFDAGIRVGERLQNDMIAVRLTPDVELLAVASPEYLARHGEPASPADLQHHACLNWRFPGSGRIARWEFVRDGQRVEVQVEGPLTANHQDIVIPAALQGLGIFYAYNDDGIAEALERGQLKRVLRDWAQTLPGLHLYYANRRYVRPALRAFIDCLLDRDIPEQPGREAPGGASRS; from the coding sequence ATGCGCGGTTCCGAATTCGCCGAGCTGAAGGCCTTCGTGGCCGTGGTGGACTGGGCGAGCTTCTCCCGCGCCGCGGACCAACTCGGCCTGTCGAGGTCCGCGCTCAGCCAGATCATCCGCCAGCTTGAATCGCGCCTGGGCGTGCGCCTGCTCGATCGCACGACCCGCAGCGTGTCGCCGACGGAGCCGGGGCGACGTCTGCACGAGCGCATCGCGCCGATGCTTCGCGAGATGGACGACGCCGTCGAGCAGGCGGTCAGTGCGACCGGCAGGACGGCGGGTACGCTGCGGATCAACGCGTTGAGCATGGCGGCGAAGAAGGTCATTGCGCCGCGGCTGGGGCGCTTTCACGCCGCCTGTCCCGATGTCGTGCTCGATATCGTGATCGACGACGGTCTGAGCGACATCGTGGCCGGCGGGTTCGATGCGGGCATTCGGGTCGGTGAGCGCCTGCAGAACGACATGATCGCGGTGCGGCTCACGCCGGACGTCGAACTGCTCGCCGTGGCGTCACCGGAGTACCTCGCTCGTCATGGCGAGCCGGCGTCTCCGGCCGACCTGCAGCACCACGCCTGCCTCAACTGGCGGTTTCCCGGCAGCGGCAGGATCGCCCGCTGGGAGTTCGTGCGGGACGGCCAGCGGGTCGAAGTCCAGGTCGAGGGGCCGCTGACCGCCAACCATCAGGACATCGTCATCCCCGCCGCGCTCCAGGGGCTGGGCATTTTCTACGCCTACAACGACGATGGCATCGCGGAAGCACTGGAGCGTGGCCAGCTGAAGCGCGTTCTCCGCGACTGGGCCCAGACGCTGCCCGGCCTGCACCTCTACTACGCGAATCGCCGCTACGTCCGACCCGCCCTCAGGGCATTCATCGATTGCCTGCTCGATCGCGACATTCCCGAGCAGCCCGGCAGGGAAGCGCCCGGCGGGGCATCTCGGTCGTGA